From Cellulosimicrobium cellulans, the proteins below share one genomic window:
- a CDS encoding MFS transporter codes for MTRAHGSATSAPAGADTLPPAPGPDAAPPHDDAPLVPEDRPPTLPAATQRVVMSGMFALVLLGAFEALAVATAMPTVASALDGLSLYAVAFAGTIAASVVGMVVGGRWGDRSGPAAPLLVGVGLFLVGLLVAGLAPTMEVFVAGRVLQGLGSGTYLVALYVLVARVYPEDRRPRVFAAFAAAWMVPSIVGPAIAGIVVQHAGWRWVFLAVPVLAIPALALMWPGLRAVSAAAAPREATGAAPADRATGRAPLWWAVVAAAGVGLLHVAGQHDGLLLAVLLVVALGVIAAAVPRLLPRGTTRAASGLPAVIAIGALIGAAFTGTEVLLPLLLSHERGLSPAAAGAVLTFGAVGWSAAAWVRGHARWAWPHVAYVRLGTALITLGVGGVMLLALPGVPTIVGMLAWTVAGTGMGFVSPTVSVLTLELSAVRQQGANSSALQVANALAAAVALAITGSLLWALRDALGLGAYVVCFGITAAVALTAFLVAPRTRPAPAG; via the coding sequence ATGACGCGCGCCCACGGCTCGGCGACCTCCGCCCCCGCCGGCGCGGACACGCTCCCGCCCGCGCCCGGACCCGACGCCGCGCCGCCGCACGACGACGCGCCCCTCGTCCCCGAGGACCGTCCCCCCACCCTGCCGGCCGCGACCCAGCGGGTCGTCATGTCCGGGATGTTCGCGCTCGTGCTCCTCGGGGCGTTCGAGGCGCTGGCCGTCGCGACCGCCATGCCCACGGTCGCGTCCGCGCTCGACGGCCTCTCCCTCTACGCCGTCGCCTTCGCCGGGACCATCGCGGCGAGCGTGGTCGGGATGGTCGTCGGCGGCCGCTGGGGCGACCGTTCGGGTCCGGCGGCGCCGCTGCTCGTCGGCGTCGGCCTGTTCCTCGTCGGTCTGCTCGTCGCGGGGCTCGCACCCACCATGGAGGTGTTCGTCGCCGGGCGCGTGCTCCAGGGGCTCGGCTCCGGGACCTACCTCGTGGCGCTGTACGTCCTCGTGGCGCGCGTCTACCCCGAGGACCGGCGGCCCCGCGTCTTCGCCGCGTTCGCCGCGGCGTGGATGGTCCCGTCGATCGTCGGCCCCGCGATCGCCGGGATCGTCGTGCAACACGCAGGCTGGCGCTGGGTCTTCCTCGCCGTGCCGGTCCTCGCCATCCCTGCGCTCGCCCTCATGTGGCCCGGTCTGCGAGCCGTGTCCGCGGCGGCCGCGCCCCGGGAGGCGACCGGCGCCGCGCCCGCCGACCGGGCGACCGGTCGCGCGCCCCTGTGGTGGGCGGTCGTCGCGGCGGCAGGGGTCGGGCTCCTGCACGTCGCGGGCCAGCACGACGGGCTGCTGCTCGCCGTGCTGCTCGTCGTCGCGCTCGGCGTGATCGCCGCCGCCGTCCCCCGCCTGCTCCCGCGCGGGACCACCCGCGCGGCGTCGGGACTGCCCGCGGTGATCGCGATCGGCGCGCTCATCGGCGCGGCCTTCACGGGGACCGAGGTGCTGCTGCCGCTCCTCCTGTCGCACGAGCGCGGCCTGTCCCCCGCCGCGGCGGGCGCGGTGCTGACGTTCGGGGCGGTCGGGTGGTCGGCTGCCGCCTGGGTGCGCGGGCACGCACGCTGGGCCTGGCCGCACGTCGCGTACGTGCGGCTCGGGACGGCGCTCATCACCCTCGGCGTCGGCGGCGTCATGCTGCTGGCCCTGCCCGGCGTGCCGACGATCGTCGGCATGCTCGCCTGGACGGTCGCCGGCACGGGGATGGGCTTCGTCAGCCCCACGGTCTCGGTCCTCACCCTGGAGCTGTCCGCGGTGCGGCAGCAGGGCGCCAACAGCTCGGCCCTCCAGGTCGCGAACGCCCTGGCCGCCGCCGTGGCGCTCGCGATCACCGGCTCCCTGCTGTGGGCGCTGCGCGACGCGCTGGGCCTCGGCGCCTACGTCGTGTGCTTCGGGATCACCGCCGCGGTCGCGCTCACGGCGTTCCTCGTCGCGCCCCGAACCCGACCGGCCCCGGCGGGGTAG
- a CDS encoding alcohol dehydrogenase catalytic domain-containing protein produces MDAIRLHAFGPPENLVLDQVPDPVPGPGEVLVAVRAHGVHLLDTTLRRGEAAGGPLPLPALPTIPGREVAGVVDVVGPGVDAAWRGRRVAAHLGATPDGGGYARLAVVPVGALHRVPDHVTAPDALAMIGTGRTAVGILDLAEITASDTVVVTAAAGGLGTLLVQSALAAGARVVGLAGGPEKVALVRSLAREPHAERLVVIDYRADAWLDAARAVVGQHAPDGATVLLDGVGGDPGTAAATLVAPGGRLVLFGWSSGEGNRAADDPGDGGPEVRWAVGPQARPWGDLFTLQERALALAADGTWHVVTHQVPLAEAARAHRELEERATTGKVVLV; encoded by the coding sequence GTGGACGCCATCCGCCTGCACGCGTTCGGACCACCCGAGAACCTCGTCCTCGACCAGGTCCCCGACCCCGTCCCCGGGCCGGGCGAGGTCCTCGTCGCAGTCCGGGCGCACGGCGTCCACCTGCTCGACACGACCCTGCGCCGGGGCGAGGCCGCGGGCGGCCCCCTCCCGCTGCCCGCCCTGCCCACGATCCCGGGACGCGAGGTCGCCGGGGTCGTGGACGTCGTCGGGCCCGGGGTCGACGCCGCGTGGCGCGGCCGCCGCGTCGCCGCCCACCTGGGTGCCACCCCCGACGGCGGCGGGTACGCGCGGCTCGCCGTCGTCCCCGTCGGTGCGCTGCACCGCGTCCCCGACCACGTCACCGCGCCCGACGCGCTCGCCATGATCGGGACCGGCCGCACCGCCGTCGGCATCCTCGACCTCGCCGAGATCACCGCGTCCGACACCGTGGTCGTCACGGCCGCAGCCGGCGGTCTCGGCACGCTCCTCGTGCAGAGCGCGCTCGCGGCCGGGGCACGCGTCGTCGGGCTCGCGGGCGGTCCCGAGAAGGTCGCGCTCGTGCGCTCGCTCGCCCGGGAGCCGCATGCCGAGCGGCTCGTCGTGATCGACTACCGGGCCGACGCCTGGCTCGACGCGGCGCGGGCCGTCGTCGGGCAGCACGCCCCCGACGGGGCGACCGTCCTGCTCGACGGCGTGGGTGGCGACCCGGGGACGGCCGCGGCCACGCTCGTCGCGCCGGGCGGGCGGCTCGTGCTCTTCGGATGGTCGTCGGGCGAGGGCAACCGCGCGGCGGACGACCCCGGCGACGGCGGCCCCGAGGTGCGGTGGGCCGTCGGGCCACAGGCACGCCCGTGGGGCGACCTCTTCACCCTGCAGGAGCGCGCGCTCGCGCTCGCCGCAGACGGGACGTGGCACGTCGTCACGCACCAGGTGCCTCTCGCCGAGGCCGCCCGCGCGCACCGCGAGCTCGAGGAGCGCGCGACGACCGGGAAGGTCGTGCTCGTATGA
- the soxR gene encoding redox-sensitive transcriptional activator SoxR translates to MPDDVPSPSDELTVGQLAARSGVAVSALHFYEREGLITSRRTPGNQRRFARETLRRVAFVRASQRVGIPLARIRAALATLPGDRTPTAKDWHRLSAGWHADLDARIEQLTRLRDHLTDCIGCGCLSLRRCVLVNPHDALADEGPGPRTLLVEGIED, encoded by the coding sequence GTGCCCGACGACGTCCCGTCCCCGAGCGACGAGCTCACCGTCGGCCAGCTCGCCGCGCGCAGCGGCGTCGCGGTGTCCGCGCTGCACTTCTACGAGCGCGAGGGGCTCATCACGAGCCGCCGGACCCCCGGCAACCAGCGGCGCTTCGCGCGCGAGACGCTGCGCCGGGTCGCGTTCGTGCGCGCGTCCCAGCGCGTCGGCATCCCGCTCGCGCGCATCCGCGCCGCGCTCGCGACGCTGCCTGGCGACCGGACGCCCACCGCCAAGGACTGGCACCGCCTCTCGGCGGGGTGGCACGCCGACCTCGACGCGCGCATCGAGCAGCTCACGCGCCTGCGCGACCACCTCACGGACTGCATCGGCTGCGGGTGCCTGTCGCTGCGCAGGTGCGTCCTCGTCAACCCGCACGACGCGCTCGCCGACGAGGGCCCGGGCCCGCGGACCCTGCTCGTGGAGGGGATCGAGGACTGA
- a CDS encoding GNAT family N-acetyltransferase: MTATSTTPDATGVDDAALDNPSWSALTGAHAHLAEGDDLARRYPADVSPITGVRSWDEPGVWDAIATLVGPGGRFSAPPQGVDLPTGWTLEARVEGVQLVETGRLVTRPDPEAVVLGAADVPDMLALVERSRPGPFEARTYLLGRYVGFRDDAGRLVAMAGERLHPAGWTEISAVTTDAAHRGRGLASRLVRDVAFHVQERGDRAFLHAAAENTVAIGVYERLGFALRRRTSFGSLLAPA; the protein is encoded by the coding sequence ATGACCGCGACGAGCACGACGCCCGACGCCACCGGCGTCGACGACGCCGCCCTGGACAACCCGTCGTGGAGCGCCCTCACCGGCGCCCACGCGCACCTCGCCGAGGGCGACGACCTCGCGCGCCGCTACCCGGCCGACGTCTCGCCCATCACGGGCGTGCGCTCGTGGGACGAGCCCGGGGTGTGGGACGCGATCGCGACGCTCGTCGGGCCGGGCGGACGCTTCTCGGCGCCGCCCCAGGGCGTCGACCTGCCGACGGGCTGGACGCTCGAGGCCCGCGTGGAGGGGGTCCAGCTCGTCGAGACCGGGCGTCTGGTCACCCGTCCCGACCCGGAGGCCGTCGTGCTCGGCGCGGCCGACGTGCCGGACATGCTCGCGCTCGTCGAGCGCAGCCGCCCCGGGCCGTTCGAGGCGCGCACCTACCTGCTCGGGCGCTACGTCGGGTTCCGGGACGACGCCGGCCGGCTCGTCGCGATGGCGGGCGAGCGCCTGCACCCCGCGGGCTGGACGGAGATCAGCGCCGTGACGACCGACGCCGCGCACCGGGGACGCGGCCTCGCGTCGCGCCTCGTCCGCGACGTCGCGTTCCACGTGCAGGAGCGGGGCGACCGAGCGTTCCTGCACGCCGCGGCCGAGAACACTGTCGCGATCGGCGTGTACGAGCGGCTGGGGTTCGCGCTGCGCCGGCGCACGAGCTTCGGGTCGCTGCTCGCGCCGGCCTGA
- a CDS encoding nitroreductase family protein, whose protein sequence is MTTPEDLSILRALHSTPSRRYLSPDAVPDDVLDAILDAAVRGPSGGNRQQWAWVVVTDPATKAQIAEWYREGWRAAYGDRRDAVLGAATDDAGVSDAGFRAVEHLALHLEEAPVWVVPVLRNAAGSTDPRLGASIYGAVQNLVLAARAYGLGTTLTTFHTVRERDVAALLGLPGDALTMGLVPLGYPARGRWSEPRRRPLAEVVHRDRWEG, encoded by the coding sequence GTGACCACACCTGAGGATCTGTCCATCCTTCGAGCGCTCCACTCGACGCCGTCGCGCCGCTACCTCTCGCCGGACGCGGTGCCGGACGACGTGCTCGACGCGATCCTCGACGCTGCGGTCCGCGGCCCCAGCGGGGGCAACCGCCAGCAGTGGGCCTGGGTCGTCGTGACGGACCCGGCCACCAAGGCGCAGATCGCCGAGTGGTACCGCGAGGGGTGGCGCGCCGCGTACGGGGACCGCCGCGACGCCGTCCTCGGGGCCGCGACCGACGACGCGGGCGTGAGCGACGCGGGCTTCCGCGCCGTCGAGCACCTGGCCCTGCACCTGGAGGAGGCGCCGGTGTGGGTCGTGCCGGTGCTGCGGAACGCGGCGGGATCGACGGACCCCCGGCTCGGCGCCTCGATCTACGGCGCGGTGCAGAACCTCGTGCTCGCCGCCCGGGCCTACGGGCTCGGGACGACGCTCACGACCTTCCACACGGTCCGCGAGCGCGACGTCGCCGCGCTCCTCGGCCTGCCCGGCGACGCGCTGACGATGGGCCTGGTCCCGCTCGGCTACCCGGCGCGCGGGCGCTGGTCCGAGCCGCGCCGTCGGCCCCTCGCGGAGGTCGTCCACCGGGACCGGTGGGAGGGCTGA
- a CDS encoding LLM class flavin-dependent oxidoreductase — protein MVTEVPVTDVLVAVHVDTGEHDDAESLRARVAALEGAGVHALTFAPGSDGGLTAVEAAAFAAAWTERVGLVAVVNPVHAEPFHLSNQLSSLDRVSRGRAGWWLDMVDDAAHARAHGTEPVGFDDASALAQDVAEVVEAARLLWDSWADGALVADRATGRFLDAERVRHVDFVGQRFAVKGPALLPRPPQGQVPVLAEARWLPAGARDVTVVGEPAVVDLAGGPVLVDVAVTGEPDRAVEVVGRVAGADASLVAPDERTRPSPLVVRLVPDRSDEAGAAVGQVLETLRARGLTAPPPGPGRTLRDQLGLERPVGRTGHAATTIGARR, from the coding sequence ATGGTCACGGAAGTGCCGGTCACGGACGTGCTGGTGGCAGTGCACGTCGACACGGGGGAGCACGACGACGCCGAGAGCCTGCGGGCGCGCGTCGCCGCGCTGGAGGGCGCGGGCGTGCACGCGCTGACCTTCGCGCCCGGGTCGGACGGCGGGCTCACCGCCGTCGAGGCCGCCGCCTTCGCGGCGGCGTGGACCGAGCGCGTCGGGCTCGTCGCCGTCGTCAACCCCGTGCACGCGGAGCCGTTCCACCTGTCCAACCAGCTCTCCAGCCTCGACCGCGTCTCCCGCGGCCGCGCCGGGTGGTGGCTCGACATGGTCGACGACGCCGCCCACGCCCGCGCGCACGGCACCGAGCCCGTCGGGTTCGACGACGCGTCCGCGCTCGCGCAGGACGTGGCCGAGGTGGTCGAGGCCGCCCGGCTCCTCTGGGACTCGTGGGCCGACGGCGCGCTCGTCGCCGACCGTGCGACCGGCCGCTTCCTCGACGCCGAGCGGGTCCGCCACGTCGACTTCGTCGGGCAGCGGTTCGCCGTCAAGGGCCCGGCGCTCCTGCCACGGCCTCCGCAGGGCCAGGTCCCGGTCCTCGCCGAGGCGCGGTGGCTCCCTGCGGGGGCCCGCGACGTCACCGTGGTCGGCGAACCGGCGGTCGTCGACCTCGCCGGTGGGCCCGTGCTCGTCGACGTCGCGGTCACCGGCGAGCCGGATCGTGCCGTCGAGGTCGTCGGCCGCGTCGCCGGGGCGGACGCGTCCCTCGTCGCACCGGACGAGCGGACGCGCCCCTCCCCGCTGGTCGTCCGCCTCGTGCCGGACCGGTCGGACGAGGCGGGGGCCGCCGTCGGGCAGGTCCTGGAGACGCTCCGTGCACGGGGACTGACCGCCCCGCCGCCCGGCCCTGGCAGGACGCTGCGCGACCAGCTCGGGCTGGAGCGCCCGGTGGGCCGGACCGGCCACGCCGCCACGACGATCGGAGCACGACGATGA